A genomic stretch from Candidatus Hydrogenisulfobacillus filiaventi includes:
- a CDS encoding protein of unknown function (Evidence 5 : Unknown function), translated as MLSRGLAARLWTVFPDPYDGRIVTWLARMAGLPLVAALPLGAARLLPALGVAPGALTAAAGLALLEALPLWHLAGRGLDRVPGLMRSGG; from the coding sequence GTGCTGAGCCGGGGGCTGGCGGCTAGGCTGTGGACCGTCTTCCCTGACCCCTATGACGGCCGTATCGTGACGTGGCTGGCCCGGATGGCGGGCCTGCCCTTGGTGGCTGCCCTGCCTCTGGGGGCGGCACGCCTGCTGCCGGCGCTGGGGGTGGCTCCCGGCGCCCTGACGGCGGCGGCGGGCCTGGCCTTGCTGGAGGCGCTGCCGCTCTGGCACCTGGCCGGGCGAGGCCTGGACCGCGTGCCGGGGCTTATGCGCAGCGGCGGGTAG
- a CDS encoding protein of unknown function (Evidence 5 : Unknown function), protein MSGKLVFLARVMWAEKKRGRASGPRRRSHSTAYGGACPERTLLSVALAHTFQTDTVCMTFGSVWGTVMADMGAVYSLAYAVQAGVAQALEVPLSDLAVTVRQTPASGLPTVVLYDAVPGGAGLVSQLVDEGVLAQAMHLGLEPVGGACGCDADSSCYGCPRTYQNQYLHPVLRRGDALRLLERLQAVLEPEVTWRLG, encoded by the coding sequence ATGAGTGGGAAACTGGTTTTTCTGGCTCGAGTCATGTGGGCAGAGAAGAAAAGAGGCCGCGCCTCTGGCCCACGCCGGCGTTCACACTCCACGGCCTATGGGGGAGCCTGCCCAGAACGCACGCTGCTGTCCGTAGCCCTGGCGCACACCTTTCAAACCGACACCGTTTGCATGACCTTCGGGTCCGTCTGGGGTACCGTGATGGCGGATATGGGGGCGGTGTACTCACTGGCCTATGCCGTGCAAGCCGGCGTGGCGCAAGCCCTAGAGGTCCCCCTTAGCGACCTGGCAGTGACGGTGCGTCAGACGCCCGCCAGCGGCTTGCCGACGGTGGTCTTGTACGATGCCGTCCCCGGCGGCGCGGGTCTGGTGTCCCAGTTGGTGGATGAAGGTGTCTTAGCGCAAGCCATGCACCTCGGCCTGGAACCAGTGGGCGGGGCATGTGGCTGTGACGCGGACAGCTCCTGCTACGGCTGCCCGCGCACCTATCAAAATCAGTACTTGCACCCCGTTTTACGTCGGGGGGACGCCTTGCGTCTCCTGGAACGGTTGCAGGCGGTGTTAGAGCCAGAAGTCACCTGGCGACTGGGCTGA
- a CDS encoding protein of unknown function (Evidence 5 : Unknown function), which yields MSEVPLQDPQPEDGLKGLYPQLAGVPEDPLPTVQQGPPLQEP from the coding sequence ATGAGTGAGGTGCCGTTGCAGGACCCACAGCCGGAGGACGGCCTAAAGGGCCTGTATCCCCAGCTGGCGGGGGTTCCGGAGGATCCGCTGCCAACGGTGCAGCAGGGTCCGCCCCTCCAGGAACCATAA
- a CDS encoding conserved protein of unknown function (Evidence 4 : Unknown function but conserved in other organisms), which translates to MPTRWGPALLLAAAGLLGGGCGAARPAASPPARPVTAPYPRSAFPSLIRQALQPLAAHPGPVPLYAPATYPGAAHTPLPVTAAVQTGSRPVPFYQVRFERGGGLIGSFAVARWPDAAAAARARPALPVPFPPYPPRGVAVPLVPGVRAVEETVAAASGLRALVWTTGRWRMAVVYGPGQGVHAREVARRIRRYLPGVALPAPAGTGWAVTVLEGEDEAWSYLHWSRGRQAFSAAASGPWNSNLSGGYLAAFAMAAATHPYA; encoded by the coding sequence ATGCCTACCCGCTGGGGTCCGGCCCTGCTCCTGGCTGCGGCCGGTCTGCTGGGCGGCGGCTGCGGTGCCGCCCGCCCGGCCGCCTCGCCCCCAGCCCGGCCGGTCACTGCCCCTTATCCCCGCAGCGCCTTTCCGTCCTTGATCCGGCAGGCGCTGCAGCCGCTGGCCGCCCATCCCGGTCCGGTTCCCCTCTATGCCCCCGCCACCTATCCGGGGGCGGCCCACACTCCCCTGCCGGTGACGGCGGCCGTGCAGACCGGTAGCCGCCCCGTCCCCTTCTATCAGGTCCGCTTTGAACGCGGAGGCGGCCTCATCGGTAGCTTCGCGGTGGCCCGCTGGCCGGATGCGGCGGCTGCGGCCCGGGCACGGCCGGCCCTGCCGGTGCCGTTCCCGCCCTATCCGCCCCGGGGCGTGGCGGTCCCCCTGGTGCCCGGGGTGCGGGCGGTGGAGGAGACTGTGGCTGCCGCCAGCGGCCTGCGGGCCCTGGTCTGGACCACGGGCCGCTGGCGGATGGCGGTGGTGTACGGGCCCGGGCAGGGCGTCCACGCCCGGGAGGTGGCCCGCCGGATCCGGCGCTATCTCCCCGGCGTCGCCCTGCCCGCCCCGGCGGGGACGGGATGGGCGGTGACCGTGCTGGAGGGCGAGGACGAAGCCTGGAGCTACCTCCACTGGAGCCGCGGCCGCCAGGCCTTTTCCGCCGCGGCCTCCGGTCCCTGGAACTCCAATCTCAGCGGCGGCTACCTCGCGGCCTTCGCCATGGCCGCGGCCACCCATCCCTATGCCTGA
- a CDS encoding protein of unknown function (Evidence 5 : Unknown function) → MLQIRLPDPPAGLSLRTLSGLLLRVDELLTAVVRETAGARAPAGWTVTALSLHPPTVNLVPDPPLPVAVETVLDFLDWVQRLPDQDRLPLSLPALEHLRELLHQLDRQGLHLSLAWEDRPPAVMDGGTGRRLAALTGREPPEAAAWVGRLEMLNVHSDPCRAALYEEGTALRLPLEFARPLLPAMKALLDQRVLLEGTAAWADRSHSVLQRVTVTRVTPWEAGEEATP, encoded by the coding sequence GTGCTGCAGATCCGCCTTCCGGATCCGCCTGCGGGCCTCAGCCTGCGCACCCTGTCCGGCCTCCTGCTGCGGGTGGACGAGCTCCTGACCGCCGTAGTGCGGGAGACCGCCGGAGCCCGGGCCCCCGCCGGCTGGACGGTCACCGCCCTCAGCCTGCATCCCCCGACGGTGAACCTGGTGCCGGACCCGCCCCTGCCGGTGGCGGTGGAGACGGTGCTGGACTTCCTGGACTGGGTCCAGCGCCTGCCGGACCAGGACCGCCTGCCCCTTTCCCTGCCCGCCCTGGAGCACCTGCGCGAGCTGCTGCACCAGCTGGACCGGCAGGGGCTCCACCTCTCCCTGGCCTGGGAGGACCGGCCGCCGGCGGTGATGGACGGGGGGACCGGCCGCCGGCTGGCCGCCCTCACCGGCCGGGAACCGCCGGAAGCGGCGGCCTGGGTGGGCCGGCTGGAGATGCTGAACGTCCACAGCGACCCCTGCCGGGCCGCCCTTTATGAGGAGGGCACCGCCTTGCGCCTGCCCCTGGAGTTCGCGCGCCCCCTGCTGCCGGCCATGAAGGCCCTGCTCGACCAGCGGGTGCTGCTGGAGGGCACCGCCGCCTGGGCCGACCGCAGCCACAGCGTGCTGCAACGGGTCACGGTGACCCGGGTGACCCCCTGGGAAGCCGGGGAGGAGGCGACCCCATGA
- a CDS encoding protein of unknown function (Evidence 5 : Unknown function), with translation MPVPLATSRVEAEAAGLDADGVVGVRLTVKSVEWGEHLAEFLALGTAAQRLPEATRWAHGTGPFTSDLSGQDFWALFQAGYGPVALVMGACVYPVAHQGVRTALANLGRNAELLNFTQALYDAREIAMERMQAEAVDAKAAGVVGPRIEEGSWGWAPHIIEFLAIGTAVAPTGAGSRLPDTIPVLLDLHDR, from the coding sequence ATGCCCGTGCCCCTGGCTACGAGCCGGGTGGAGGCGGAGGCGGCGGGTCTGGATGCCGACGGGGTGGTGGGGGTCCGCCTGACCGTCAAGTCGGTGGAATGGGGGGAGCACCTGGCCGAATTCCTGGCTCTGGGCACGGCCGCCCAGCGGCTGCCGGAGGCGACGCGTTGGGCCCACGGTACCGGGCCCTTCACGTCCGACCTCTCCGGGCAGGACTTCTGGGCCCTGTTCCAGGCCGGTTACGGGCCGGTCGCGCTGGTGATGGGGGCTTGCGTCTACCCTGTCGCCCACCAGGGGGTGCGCACGGCCTTGGCCAACCTAGGCCGCAACGCGGAGCTGCTCAACTTCACCCAGGCCCTCTACGACGCGCGCGAGATCGCCATGGAGCGCATGCAGGCGGAGGCGGTAGACGCCAAGGCGGCGGGGGTGGTGGGCCCCCGCATCGAGGAGGGGTCGTGGGGCTGGGCGCCTCACATCATCGAGTTCCTGGCCATCGGGACCGCGGTGGCCCCCACCGGTGCCGGCTCCCGGCTGCCGGATACCATCCCGGTCCTGCTCGACCTCCACGACCGCTGA
- a CDS encoding protein of unknown function (Evidence 5 : Unknown function) — protein MVVAWARARRRGEKLPPASHSFRLQGLWALAEADLRGRRRQEAGWLYGLQLVVAAGGTAALAFGPRFLTGAWVTLAWCAGVCGTAGGSIHRRLLAVQLPGLVFNLAFPGPAAPGGGAEQAFAGRIGRRHRPPGRRRPGAEPGAGG, from the coding sequence GTGGTGGTGGCCTGGGCGCGGGCGCGGCGGCGGGGGGAAAAGCTCCCCCCGGCCAGCCACTCCTTCCGGCTGCAAGGGCTGTGGGCACTGGCGGAGGCCGACCTGCGCGGCCGCCGGCGCCAGGAGGCCGGGTGGCTCTACGGCCTGCAGCTGGTGGTGGCGGCGGGGGGCACGGCGGCCCTGGCCTTCGGTCCCCGCTTCCTGACCGGGGCCTGGGTGACCCTGGCCTGGTGCGCCGGGGTGTGCGGGACCGCCGGCGGCAGCATCCACCGCCGGCTGCTGGCGGTGCAGCTGCCGGGGCTGGTCTTCAACCTGGCCTTTCCGGGCCCTGCCGCCCCTGGCGGCGGCGCTGAGCAGGCGTTTGCCGGCAGGATTGGCCGCCGGCACCGCCCTCCTGGCCGCCGGCGGCCAGGTGCTGAGCCGGGGGCTGGCGGCTAG
- a CDS encoding Permease of the drug/metabolite transporter (DMT) superfamily — protein MSRRVQGGLYAGLAAAIWGGMYVVSKAVLAVIGPLPLVWLRYVTALLLLAPWAWRERSQVRLTPRAGLLIGIVGVLGYGVSILAQFAGTARAGAAWGAVVTATTPAFLLLLAHGIRQEPVSRRQLLGLGLALAGVWALTGAGGGRFLTGTLLLLLAAATWAGAAVAVQALPAAVPPATVTAFGIGLATLLLTPAALPTVIRDATSMLRPLILAGVLYLGLVATGLAFLWWNRGLQLAPAAVSGAAFFLQPLTGSLLGWTCLGERPTAAFLAGLLGIVAGGLLLVQTPAAARPAQPRPAPVHPAGPGTPVPPSPRQQEPTT, from the coding sequence GTGTCGCGCCGCGTGCAGGGCGGCCTCTATGCCGGGCTGGCCGCCGCCATCTGGGGCGGGATGTATGTGGTGAGCAAGGCGGTGCTGGCGGTTATCGGGCCGCTGCCCCTGGTCTGGTTGCGATACGTAACCGCCCTCCTCCTGCTGGCGCCCTGGGCCTGGAGGGAGCGGAGCCAAGTCCGCCTCACCCCCCGGGCCGGCCTCCTCATCGGCATCGTGGGAGTGTTGGGCTACGGGGTCTCCATCCTGGCGCAGTTTGCCGGTACCGCCCGCGCCGGTGCCGCTTGGGGGGCGGTGGTCACCGCCACCACCCCCGCCTTCCTGCTCCTCCTGGCGCACGGGATCCGGCAGGAGCCGGTCTCCCGCCGCCAGTTACTGGGACTGGGCCTGGCCCTGGCAGGGGTATGGGCCCTGACCGGCGCCGGCGGGGGCCGTTTCCTGACCGGAACCCTCCTCCTGCTGCTGGCAGCGGCAACCTGGGCAGGAGCAGCCGTAGCCGTGCAGGCCCTGCCCGCGGCCGTGCCCCCCGCCACCGTCACCGCCTTCGGCATCGGGCTGGCCACCCTGCTCCTGACCCCGGCCGCCCTGCCGACCGTGATCCGGGACGCCACCAGCATGCTGCGTCCCCTCATCCTGGCCGGGGTGCTCTACCTGGGCCTCGTGGCCACTGGTCTCGCCTTCTTGTGGTGGAACCGGGGGCTACAGCTGGCCCCGGCCGCCGTAAGCGGGGCCGCCTTCTTCCTGCAGCCCCTGACCGGCTCCCTCCTGGGCTGGACCTGCCTCGGCGAACGGCCCACGGCCGCCTTCCTGGCCGGCCTGCTGGGGATTGTGGCCGGCGGCCTGCTGCTGGTGCAAACCCCGGCTGCGGCCCGCCCGGCGCAGCCGAGGCCCGCCCCGGTTCATCCCGCCGGCCCGGGCACCCCTGTCCCGCCCTCGCCCCGGCAGCAGGAACCGACCACCTGA
- a CDS encoding protein of unknown function (Evidence 5 : Unknown function) has translation MVRINRTNSRVQTADGLTLTEALAERDRLRKRRQILENIANASAGRPPGVPERVPVMPPAMMAARMGGGARLAPGLDPARLHQAIEETAAAYRRLDARIQAAGWTAELDED, from the coding sequence GTGGTGCGCATCAACCGCACCAACAGCCGCGTGCAGACAGCCGACGGGTTGACCCTTACCGAGGCACTGGCGGAGCGGGACCGCCTGCGCAAGCGGCGGCAGATCCTGGAAAACATCGCCAATGCCAGCGCCGGCCGGCCGCCGGGGGTGCCGGAGCGGGTGCCGGTGATGCCGCCGGCCATGATGGCCGCCCGCATGGGGGGCGGGGCCCGCCTGGCGCCCGGGCTGGACCCGGCCCGCCTGCATCAGGCCATCGAGGAGACGGCCGCCGCCTACCGACGTCTGGACGCCCGCATCCAGGCCGCCGGCTGGACGGCCGAGCTGGACGAGGACTAG
- a CDS encoding protein of unknown function (Evidence 5 : Unknown function) — protein MANIPCYFGLPADGVAGPDTYFLFGQGVGPHTTYGGPVYGSRQLGPGTSGKEGIILQNRLNCFQAFSTGRPAPGTFDNASAEAVLAFKRQTESNGAPACPPIPSPASGSTTPAG, from the coding sequence GTGGCCAACATCCCGTGCTACTTCGGGCTGCCCGCGGACGGCGTGGCCGGCCCGGACACCTACTTCCTCTTCGGGCAGGGGGTCGGTCCCCATACCACCTACGGCGGGCCGGTGTACGGCAGCCGCCAGCTGGGGCCGGGAACGAGCGGCAAGGAGGGGATCATTCTGCAAAACCGCCTCAACTGCTTCCAGGCTTTCAGCACTGGCCGTCCTGCCCCCGGCACCTTCGACAACGCCAGCGCCGAGGCCGTGCTGGCCTTCAAACGGCAGACGGAGAGCAACGGCGCCCCAGCCTGCCCGCCCATCCCATCGCCGGCTTCGGGTTCTACGACGCCAGCTGGCTGA
- a CDS encoding membrane protein of unknown function (Evidence 5 : Unknown function): MGLGGLASQTAVVLSGTGPPLPPARRGGRGPDSGHVGHPAQRDAVGGRSQRRPADGPLPVPAGTGGGTVAGDRAAGVGGAGPHPRPERPPARRGLPVQAAGAGLTVLVGAGAAAARVGPAGAGRALPALLAGAFQALGTLVSGHWGGVAVLVGLEGTLLLAGVLLAVPVPGLTLVRPWWWPGRGRGGGGKSSPRPATPSGCKGCGHWRRPTCAAAGARRPGGSTACSWWWRRGARRPWPSVPAS; this comes from the coding sequence GTGGGCCTGGGGGGTCTGGCATCCCAAACCGCCGTTGTATTATCAGGAACCGGCCCACCTCTACCTCCTGCCCGGCGGGGCGGGCGCGGCCCGGACTCTGGCCATGTTGGTCATCCTGCGCAGCGTGACGCAGTTGGCGGCCGGTCTCAGCGGCGGCCTGCTGATGGGCCTCTACCTGTTCCTGCTGGAACCGGCGGTGGTACGGTGGCTGGTGACCGCGCTGCTGGTGTGGGTGGTGCTGGACCGCATCCGCGACCTGAGCGACCTCCTGCGCGGCGGGGTTTGCCGGTCCAGGCGGCCGGGGCGGGGTTGACGGTGCTGGTCGGGGCCGGCGCAGCGGCCGCCCGGGTGGGCCCGGCCGGGGCGGGCCGGGCGTTGCCGGCCCTGCTGGCGGGTGCGTTCCAGGCCCTGGGTACCCTGGTGAGCGGGCACTGGGGCGGGGTGGCGGTGCTGGTGGGCCTGGAGGGAACGTTGCTGCTGGCGGGGGTGCTGCTGGCGGTGCCGGTACCGGGGCTGACCCTTGTCCGGCCGTGGTGGTGGCCTGGGCGCGGGCGCGGCGGCGGGGGGAAAAGCTCCCCCCGGCCAGCCACTCCTTCCGGCTGCAAGGGCTGTGGGCACTGGCGGAGGCCGACCTGCGCGGCCGCCGGCGCCAGGAGGCCGGGTGGCTCTACGGCCTGCAGCTGGTGGTGGCGGCGGGGGGCACGGCGGCCCTGGCCTTCGGTCCCCGCTTCCTGA
- a CDS encoding protein of unknown function (Evidence 5 : Unknown function): MATEGGDLDLSATAWQAAVQDEAALVEALAGRLEQALSGRVQVVRPRRLLGRSSLPRELRVALEAVELVLHFQPGRSIRAERARLARGVCLHCEALDLERWLQKLSRALHVLAQGHEALRRHAGTVSAGIGRKGGGRMAGAGGWGYRDRAADLADGQLPADILERARRQREGGPCVSTLAAGDLWLLRWMELVRLGQAMGSAVFHTRLSTWLPGYGGSGAWTGGGWVTPMAAVEQVMRTARRHALARLQAEATGALAAVDQRLRRTGPGFYPEGGEVLALGILAGPEDGSPAGQPSLLCPGPVPNLARLLGSGVRPRGLVMGVAVRYLTSGWAQQAALRSWSNREVAGLSRALSLGRERVVEDLRCQAHSLGAEGVLTGAVERAVHPVAVDSGGGGHRTDFVVEFAVTGTAMQAGPRVLLPAVGPGLRLNGGRQ; this comes from the coding sequence ATGGCCACGGAAGGTGGCGATTTGGACCTGTCGGCGACGGCCTGGCAGGCGGCGGTTCAGGATGAGGCGGCCTTGGTGGAGGCCCTGGCCGGTCGCCTGGAACAGGCCCTGTCGGGCCGGGTGCAGGTGGTGCGGCCCCGGCGCCTGCTGGGACGGTCGTCCCTGCCGCGGGAGCTACGGGTGGCCCTGGAGGCAGTGGAGCTGGTGCTGCACTTTCAGCCCGGCCGGAGCATCCGGGCCGAACGGGCCCGGCTGGCGCGCGGGGTGTGCCTGCACTGCGAGGCGCTGGACCTGGAGCGCTGGTTGCAGAAGCTGTCCCGCGCCCTGCACGTGCTGGCGCAGGGGCATGAGGCCCTGCGCCGCCATGCTGGAACGGTTTCTGCCGGAATAGGCCGGAAGGGAGGCGGCAGGATGGCCGGGGCGGGCGGATGGGGCTACCGCGACCGGGCAGCCGATTTGGCGGACGGCCAGCTGCCGGCCGACATCCTGGAACGGGCCCGGCGGCAGCGGGAGGGCGGCCCCTGTGTCAGCACCCTGGCGGCCGGGGACCTCTGGCTGCTGCGCTGGATGGAGTTGGTGCGGCTGGGCCAGGCGATGGGCTCAGCGGTCTTCCACACCCGCCTGAGTACCTGGCTGCCGGGGTACGGGGGCAGCGGGGCCTGGACCGGCGGCGGCTGGGTGACGCCCATGGCCGCGGTGGAGCAGGTGATGCGCACCGCCCGCCGCCATGCCCTCGCGCGCCTGCAGGCGGAGGCGACGGGGGCGCTGGCGGCGGTGGACCAGCGCCTGCGCCGAACCGGGCCTGGTTTTTACCCTGAGGGCGGGGAGGTGCTGGCCCTGGGAATACTGGCGGGGCCGGAGGACGGCAGCCCGGCCGGGCAGCCGTCCCTGCTCTGCCCGGGGCCGGTGCCGAACCTGGCCCGCCTGCTGGGCAGCGGGGTGCGGCCGCGGGGGCTGGTGATGGGGGTGGCAGTGCGCTACCTGACGTCGGGATGGGCGCAGCAGGCGGCCCTGCGCTCCTGGTCCAATCGCGAGGTGGCCGGTCTCTCCCGGGCTCTCTCCCTGGGTCGGGAACGGGTGGTGGAGGACCTGCGCTGCCAGGCCCACAGCCTGGGGGCGGAGGGGGTGCTGACCGGTGCGGTGGAGCGCGCGGTGCATCCGGTGGCGGTGGATAGCGGCGGCGGGGGGCACCGGACCGACTTTGTGGTGGAGTTTGCGGTGACGGGGACCGCCATGCAGGCGGGGCCCCGCGTGCTGCTGCCGGCGGTAGGGCCGGGGCTGCGTCTCAACGGCGGCCGGCAATAG
- a CDS encoding protein of unknown function (Evidence 5 : Unknown function), giving the protein MALWAWGVWHPKPPLYYQEPAHLYLLPGGAGAARTLAMLVILRSVTQLAAGLSGGLLMGLYLFLLEPAVVRWLVTALLVWVVLDRIRDLSDLLRGGVCRSRRPGRG; this is encoded by the coding sequence GTGGCGCTGTGGGCCTGGGGGGTCTGGCATCCCAAACCGCCGTTGTATTATCAGGAACCGGCCCACCTCTACCTCCTGCCCGGCGGGGCGGGCGCGGCCCGGACTCTGGCCATGTTGGTCATCCTGCGCAGCGTGACGCAGTTGGCGGCCGGTCTCAGCGGCGGCCTGCTGATGGGCCTCTACCTGTTCCTGCTGGAACCGGCGGTGGTACGGTGGCTGGTGACCGCGCTGCTGGTGTGGGTGGTGCTGGACCGCATCCGCGACCTGAGCGACCTCCTGCGCGGCGGGGTTTGCCGGTCCAGGCGGCCGGGGCGGGGTTGA
- a CDS encoding protein of unknown function (Evidence 5 : Unknown function), with product MNRTRWLVLDPGLLAALLEPDHPRHGELEELAADGRFRLAASAWSWAELMEASPARDWPRLLRESRVLTRAVDVAVLDEAAGLMRTYARPLREAVLVATALRLEAEAVVTGDPGLRAGWPQPPVGLRLADPVDFLGPRQVRFL from the coding sequence ATGAACCGTACCCGCTGGCTGGTGCTGGACCCCGGCCTGCTGGCCGCCCTGCTGGAGCCGGACCACCCCCGCCATGGCGAACTGGAGGAGCTGGCGGCCGACGGCCGCTTCCGGCTGGCCGCCTCCGCCTGGTCCTGGGCCGAGCTGATGGAGGCCTCCCCCGCCCGCGACTGGCCGCGCCTCCTGCGCGAGAGCCGGGTGCTGACCCGGGCGGTGGATGTGGCGGTGCTGGATGAGGCGGCCGGCTTGATGCGGACCTACGCCCGGCCTCTGCGGGAAGCAGTCCTGGTGGCCACCGCCCTGCGCCTAGAGGCGGAGGCGGTGGTTACCGGCGACCCCGGCCTGCGGGCGGGCTGGCCCCAGCCGCCCGTCGGTCTGCGCCTGGCCGACCCCGTCGACTTCCTGGGCCCCCGCCAGGTGCGCTTCTTGTGA
- a CDS encoding protein of unknown function (Evidence 5 : Unknown function) has protein sequence MKLAEALSERKGLEEGIQALSNRLTQGALVVEGDRPAEDPSCCRPWMRRWPPGRSWWCASTAPTAACRQPTG, from the coding sequence ATGAAGCTGGCGGAAGCTTTATCCGAACGCAAGGGCCTGGAGGAGGGCATTCAGGCCCTCAGCAACCGCTTGACGCAAGGGGCGCTGGTGGTGGAGGGGGATCGCCCCGCCGAGGATCCGAGCTGCTGCAGGCCCTGGATGCGGCGCTGGCCGCCTGGGCGCAGCTGGTGGTGCGCATCAACCGCACCAACAGCCGCGTGCAGACAGCCGACGGGTTGA
- a CDS encoding PlsC domain-containing protein gives MATRLLHEEAPGLAVSRQAAPAREAGTPPTAVPGSGPARAPLLLPGLVWAGSRATPHGSGLALAAGGVLLAGLRRREPQWRPDLLLLRLAVAAGLTAYARTAHRVVMLGHFHRQTHPTLVVSNHSHDLDGMVIMPYLYLHGPLSRVPRAVASQRLFEPGFLASRSPAWLAALVRGWNLDRILRALGALPVEDYPRRRPLASYAAEIRTRHGNLPLAAVLAPGWREQVPPGARLTALWGPRLFRLGQSPLPLSALADPYRQEIRQATRPRIEAQLAAAADALAAGDTVYLTPEGEFSDDGYLRRFREALRRLQPLAAEVVLAASAYDPFRPGRLTLYVHLCRLEAGRDLRTALAAARPVTFSQLLGAAWAGDEPLSPDIVRRRLEALRAALPPAAVLAPGLDRLLGPGLERMLAALTARGILRPGPDGLRPGRRHDPRFANVPDLFTYQAAFLAETLDALGAGLPARPGPARRAAARRG, from the coding sequence ATGGCGACGCGGCTCTTGCACGAGGAGGCTCCGGGCCTGGCGGTATCGCGGCAGGCCGCCCCGGCCAGGGAAGCGGGCACACCCCCCACCGCCGTCCCCGGAAGCGGGCCGGCCCGGGCTCCGCTGCTGCTCCCGGGCCTGGTGTGGGCGGGCAGCCGTGCCACCCCCCACGGCAGCGGGCTGGCCCTGGCCGCCGGCGGGGTGCTGCTGGCGGGCCTGCGCCGGCGGGAGCCGCAGTGGCGCCCGGACCTCCTCCTCTTGCGCCTGGCCGTGGCCGCCGGGCTCACCGCCTATGCCCGCACCGCCCACCGGGTGGTGATGCTGGGCCACTTCCACCGCCAGACCCATCCCACCCTGGTGGTGAGCAACCACAGCCATGACCTCGACGGTATGGTCATAATGCCCTATCTCTACCTACACGGGCCCCTGAGCCGGGTGCCACGGGCGGTGGCCTCCCAGCGCCTGTTTGAGCCCGGCTTCCTGGCCTCCCGCAGCCCGGCCTGGCTGGCGGCGCTGGTGCGGGGCTGGAACCTCGACCGCATCCTGCGCGCCCTAGGGGCGCTGCCGGTGGAGGACTACCCCCGCCGGCGACCCCTGGCCAGCTATGCGGCCGAGATCCGGACCCGGCATGGGAACCTGCCCCTGGCAGCGGTGCTGGCGCCGGGCTGGCGGGAGCAGGTGCCGCCGGGTGCCCGCCTGACCGCCCTCTGGGGCCCGCGCCTGTTCCGGCTGGGCCAGTCCCCCCTGCCCCTGTCGGCCCTGGCCGATCCCTACCGCCAGGAAATCCGCCAGGCCACCCGCCCCCGCATCGAAGCCCAGCTGGCGGCGGCCGCGGACGCCCTGGCGGCGGGGGACACCGTCTACCTCACCCCCGAGGGGGAATTCAGTGACGACGGCTACCTGCGCCGCTTCCGCGAAGCCCTCCGCCGCCTGCAGCCGCTGGCGGCCGAGGTGGTGCTGGCCGCCTCGGCCTACGATCCTTTCCGCCCTGGCCGCCTCACCCTGTACGTCCACCTGTGCCGTCTCGAGGCAGGCCGGGACCTGCGCACCGCCCTAGCCGCCGCCCGCCCGGTGACCTTTAGCCAGCTGTTGGGCGCCGCCTGGGCCGGGGACGAACCCCTGTCCCCCGACATCGTCCGCCGGCGTCTGGAGGCCCTGCGCGCCGCCCTGCCCCCAGCGGCGGTCCTGGCCCCCGGCCTCGACCGTCTGCTCGGTCCGGGGCTGGAGCGGATGCTGGCGGCCCTCACCGCCCGGGGTATCCTCCGCCCGGGGCCGGACGGGCTACGCCCGGGCCGCCGGCATGATCCCCGCTTCGCCAACGTGCCCGACCTCTTCACCTACCAGGCCGCGTTCCTGGCCGAGACCCTGGACGCCCTGGGGGCCGGCCTGCCGGCCCGCCCCGGTCCCGCCCGCCGGGCCGCCGCCCGCCGCGGGTAG